In Aegilops tauschii subsp. strangulata cultivar AL8/78 chromosome 3, Aet v6.0, whole genome shotgun sequence, one genomic interval encodes:
- the LOC109782009 gene encoding uncharacterized protein yields MGLDLLFTPKLIPKTKSIPFLPKPQPPPPGRMQGEARLPPACVSKVLDDDDLLAEIIVRVGFPTSLVRAAAVCRRWLSHASDGAFLRRFRELHPPRLLGFYIAEREYPASTRFFPMLHLPPELAAVVHRASFRPDAYEGAHAHVVGCSNGSVFTHRASFYVDTFKLVFARHRPLCYERGMRMTILPGLKLRTSPGSMYSWAQLFSKQEEDGWSYFYLAVKDIMGAPGVLLYVYMLQNGDDVWCLHLTLASDLYPYQSPKGVLLDNKIYLATDDAIIVLDLTSSILSTIQPPHGVSFDVSGTTILSRADDGSVLYLIHIKELQLQIWLHNGDNWLLVDTICLSEMCANFLEDEPTADIQINHVGDYNEFVFLEMGRCVLYLDVKHRTLRKVYKMTADEYYLGDIYPFMMSWPPIFPTLSPARNAT; encoded by the exons ATGGGCCTTGATTTGCTCTTCACTCCCAAACTGATCCCTAAAACAAAATCGATCCCCTTTCTTCCCaaaccgcagccgccgccgccgggcagGATGCAAGGCGAGGCGCGGCTGCCACCGGCGTGTGTATCCAAGGTGCTCGACGACGACGACCTCCTGGCGGAGATCATCGTCCGCGTCGGCTTCCCCACCAGCCTCGTCCGTGCCGCCGCCGTATGCAGGCGCTGGCTCAGCCACGCCTCCGACGGCGCCTTCCTCCGCCGTTTCCGCGAGCTCCATCCGCCCAGGCTCCTCGGCTTCTACATCGCAGAAAGGGAGTATCCGGCCTCCACACGCTTCTTCCCGATGCTGCATCTGCCCccggagctcgccgccgtcgtccaccgcgcAAGCTTCAGGCCGGACGCCTACGAGGGCGCGCATGCCCATGTGGTGGGCTGCTCGAACGGCAGCGTCTTCACCCACCGCGCAAGCTTCTACGTGGACACCTTCAAGCTTGTATTTGCAAGGCACAGGCCGCTGTGCTATGAGAGAGGTATGCGTATGACCATCCTCCCAGGATTAAAACTCAGAACCTCACCAGGCAGTATGTACAGTTGGGCGCAACTCTTCTCCAAACAAGAAGAGGATGGGTGGTCCTACTTTTATCTCGCCGTGAAGGATATCATGGGCGCACCTGGGGTGCTTCTGTATGTGTATATGTTGCAAAATGGTGATGATGTCTGGTGCCTGCATCTCACCTTGGCCTCAGACCTGTATCCATACCAAAGTCCCAAAGGCGTGCTCCTTGACAACAAAATCTATCTGGCGACCGACGATGCGATTATTGTCCTGGATTTGACGTCTTCAATCTTATCGACAATTCAGCCCCCACACGGGGTGAGTTTTGACGTAAGTGGAACCACCATATTGTCGCGGGCTGATGATGGTTCTGTTTTATATCTCATCCATATCAAGGAGCTTCAACTTCAAATCTGGCTCCATAATGGGGATAACTGGTTGCTGGTGGACACCATTTGCTTGAGTGAAATGTGTGCTAATTTTCTCGAGGATGAACCTACTGCTGATATCCAGATAAACCATGTGGGGGACTATAATGAGTTTGTATTCTTGGAGATGGGTCGATGTGTGCTCTACTTGGATGTCAAGCACAGGACGCTGCGTAAAGTATACAAGATGACAGCAGATGAGTATTATTTGGGTGATATCTATCCTTTTATGATGAGCTGGCCTCCCATTTTCCCTACTCTCAGTCCTGCAAG GAATGCCACTTGA